A region of Piscinibacter gummiphilus DNA encodes the following proteins:
- a CDS encoding non-ribosomal peptide synthetase — protein sequence MAHTDPLAQRRARLSDTQRERLAERLRGGAARAPAAPTIPRLGRTTAPMSHAQQRLWFLWQLDPSDTTYHLGAALRLEGHLDGEAVQAALDAVVARHEALRTDFQPDADGRAVQHIRPVRRVPLVTEDLSNEDGEARAMTLARAFHDQPFDLANGPLLRACHLRTGEGKHLLVLVMHHIATDAWSRQIVLGEFAAHYNARVRGEPCVLRELPIQYADHAQWQRDGLASGESARQLAWWTTQLGPAQPVLQLPADRPRGASSTRRAAELRVDVPAATATALLRFAQARHTTPFVALLTAFFLVLHRHTGERDLRVGVPTANRHQADTAGVVGLFVNTQVMRCLLDETDTPGDVLDRVREATLGAQAHQDLPFDQLVEALAPGRGDHGPQLFQVMFNHLKLDHEALTRLEGLMLHDYVGLGESAPFDLVLDTLERGDGRLAANFRFDAALFDRTTIERFARHYLAALDGLVALAGSPLRAMDLLSPTERERLSAWGDRTGTFESTPIHVLIERQVRERPDATAVVFEDQSLSYAELNRRANQVAHRLIGLGVGPEVKVGLSTQRSLEMVVGLLGILKAGGAYVPLDPAYPADRLAYMQADSGVALVLGSEDLGAERFAGQPEHDPQVPVHVEQLAYVIYTSGSTGRPKGAQLNHRNVTRLLEATQPWFGFGPQDVWTMFHSYAFDFSVWEIFGALCTGGRLVVVPHWVSRSPEDFVGLLKAQRVTVLNQTPSAFGQLMGVRGAYEDGLALRAVIFGGEALEPERLRPWMERWGDETPQLINMYGITETTVHVTYRRVTKADLGQGRSPVGTAIPDLGLRVLDERLELAPIGVPGELHVSGEGLARGYLNRRGLTAERFIADPFSEGGRLYRTGDLVRWSAEGQLEYLGRIDQQVKVRGFRIELGEIEAQLLAQPEVQEAVVVADEGRLVAYVTGEVDTAVLRERLGRVLPDYMVPGAMVVLGALPLNPNGKVDRKALPKPEYTSERVYEAPQGEVETRLAAIWAEVLDVARVGRQDNFFERGGHSLTALRMQVTVHQRLGANVPLRTCFEQPTLQALAAVVAAQVTDTQAGDSNDLDRMVELLGELES from the coding sequence ATGGCCCACACCGATCCGCTCGCGCAGCGTCGCGCCCGACTGTCCGACACCCAGCGCGAGCGGCTCGCCGAGCGCCTCCGCGGCGGGGCGGCGCGGGCGCCCGCCGCACCCACCATCCCGCGCCTGGGCCGCACCACGGCGCCGATGTCGCACGCCCAGCAGCGGCTGTGGTTCCTGTGGCAGCTCGATCCGTCCGATACCACGTACCACCTCGGCGCGGCGCTGCGGCTCGAGGGGCACCTCGACGGCGAGGCCGTGCAGGCCGCGCTCGACGCGGTGGTGGCGCGCCACGAGGCCCTGCGCACGGACTTCCAGCCCGACGCCGACGGGCGCGCGGTGCAGCACATCCGGCCGGTCCGGCGGGTGCCGCTCGTGACGGAGGACCTGTCGAACGAGGACGGCGAGGCGCGGGCGATGACGCTCGCCCGGGCGTTCCACGACCAGCCGTTCGACCTGGCGAACGGCCCGCTGCTGCGGGCGTGCCACCTCCGGACGGGCGAAGGGAAACACCTGCTCGTGCTGGTGATGCACCACATCGCCACCGACGCCTGGTCGCGGCAGATCGTGCTCGGCGAGTTCGCCGCGCACTACAACGCCCGGGTGCGCGGTGAACCGTGTGTGCTGCGCGAGCTGCCCATCCAGTACGCGGACCATGCGCAGTGGCAGCGCGATGGCCTCGCGTCCGGCGAATCGGCCCGGCAGCTCGCGTGGTGGACCACGCAGCTGGGTCCGGCACAGCCCGTGCTGCAACTGCCGGCCGACCGGCCGCGAGGCGCCTCGTCCACCCGGCGTGCCGCGGAGCTCCGGGTCGACGTGCCAGCGGCCACCGCCACGGCCCTGCTGCGGTTCGCGCAGGCCCGCCACACGACGCCCTTCGTCGCGCTGCTGACGGCCTTTTTCCTCGTGCTGCACCGGCACACCGGCGAACGCGACCTGCGCGTGGGCGTGCCCACGGCCAACCGCCACCAGGCGGACACCGCCGGCGTGGTCGGCCTGTTCGTCAACACCCAGGTGATGCGCTGCCTGCTCGACGAGACCGACACGCCCGGAGACGTCCTCGACCGCGTGCGCGAGGCCACGCTCGGCGCACAGGCGCACCAGGACCTGCCGTTCGACCAGCTCGTGGAAGCACTGGCGCCCGGACGGGGCGACCACGGGCCGCAGCTGTTCCAGGTCATGTTCAACCACCTGAAGCTGGACCACGAGGCCCTGACACGCCTCGAGGGCCTGATGCTGCACGACTACGTCGGTCTCGGCGAATCGGCCCCGTTCGACCTCGTGCTCGACACGCTGGAGCGTGGTGACGGCCGCCTGGCGGCGAACTTCCGTTTCGACGCGGCCTTGTTCGATCGGACGACCATCGAACGGTTCGCGCGCCACTACTTGGCGGCGCTCGACGGACTGGTCGCCCTGGCCGGCTCGCCGTTGCGGGCGATGGACCTGTTGTCGCCGACCGAGCGTGAGCGGCTGTCGGCGTGGGGCGACCGCACGGGCACGTTCGAGTCCACTCCGATCCATGTGTTGATCGAGCGTCAGGTACGGGAACGGCCCGATGCGACGGCGGTGGTGTTCGAGGACCAGTCACTGAGCTATGCGGAACTGAACCGCCGGGCGAACCAGGTGGCGCACCGCTTGATCGGATTGGGTGTGGGCCCCGAGGTCAAGGTCGGCCTCTCGACCCAGCGGTCGCTGGAGATGGTGGTGGGGTTGCTGGGGATCCTGAAGGCCGGGGGCGCGTACGTGCCGCTGGACCCGGCGTACCCGGCGGACCGGCTGGCGTACATGCAGGCCGACAGCGGCGTCGCGCTGGTGCTCGGTTCGGAGGACCTCGGCGCGGAACGGTTCGCCGGCCAGCCCGAGCACGACCCCCAGGTGCCGGTGCACGTGGAGCAGCTCGCGTACGTGATCTACACGTCGGGGTCGACGGGACGCCCGAAGGGCGCGCAGCTGAACCACCGCAACGTGACGCGGCTGCTGGAGGCCACGCAGCCGTGGTTCGGGTTCGGACCTCAGGACGTGTGGACGATGTTCCATTCGTACGCGTTCGACTTCTCGGTGTGGGAGATCTTCGGCGCGCTGTGCACGGGCGGGCGGCTGGTGGTGGTGCCGCACTGGGTGAGCCGTTCGCCGGAAGACTTCGTGGGCCTGCTCAAGGCGCAACGGGTCACGGTGCTGAACCAGACGCCGTCGGCGTTCGGGCAGCTGATGGGCGTGCGTGGCGCATACGAAGACGGCCTGGCGCTGCGCGCGGTGATCTTCGGCGGCGAGGCGCTGGAGCCGGAGCGGCTGCGGCCGTGGATGGAGCGCTGGGGCGACGAGACGCCGCAGCTGATCAACATGTACGGGATCACCGAGACGACGGTGCACGTGACGTACCGGCGGGTGACGAAGGCGGACCTGGGGCAGGGGCGCAGCCCGGTGGGCACGGCGATCCCGGACCTGGGGCTGCGGGTGCTGGACGAGCGGCTGGAGCTGGCGCCGATCGGGGTGCCGGGGGAACTGCACGTGTCGGGCGAAGGGCTGGCGCGGGGGTATCTGAACCGGCGAGGGCTCACGGCAGAGCGTTTCATCGCGGACCCGTTCAGCGAAGGCGGGCGGCTGTACCGCACGGGGGACCTGGTGCGCTGGAGCGCGGAGGGCCAGCTGGAGTACCTGGGTCGCATCGACCAGCAGGTGAAGGTGCGGGGGTTCCGGATCGAACTGGGGGAGATCGAGGCACAGCTGCTGGCGCAGCCGGAGGTGCAGGAGGCGGTGGTGGTGGCCGACGAGGGCCGCCTGGTGGCGTACGTGACGGGCGAGGTGGACACAGCCGTGCTGCGAGAGCGGCTGGGCCGGGTGCTGCCGGACTACATGGTGCCGGGGGCGATGGTGGTGCTCGGGGCGCTGCCGCTGAACCCGAACGGGAAGGTGGACCGCAAGGCGCTGCCGAAGCCGGAGTACACGAGCGAGCGGGTGTACGAGGCACCGCAAGGTGAGGTGGAGACGAGGCTCGCGGCGATCTGGGCGGAGGTGCTGGACGTGGCGCGTGTGGGCCGCCAGGACAACTTCTTCGAACGGGGCGGGCACTCCCTCACCGCGCTGCGCATGCAGGTGACGGTGCACCAGCGGCTGGGAGCCAACGTGCCGCTGCGCACCTGTTTCGAGCAGCCGACGCTGCAGGCGCTGGCGGCCGTCGTCGCTGCGCAGGTGACGGACACCCAGGCGGGTGATTCGAACGACCTCGACCGCATGGTCGAACTTCTGGGTGAATTGGAGAGCTGA